A single window of Nicotiana sylvestris chromosome 3, ASM39365v2, whole genome shotgun sequence DNA harbors:
- the LOC104220730 gene encoding nascent polypeptide-associated complex subunit alpha-like protein 2, with amino-acid sequence MPGPVIEEIEAEKKLKEDEPIVEDVKEEDDHDDGADDSDDDDDDDKEDGALGGSESSKQSRSEKKSRKAMLKLGMKPVTGVSRVTIKRTKNVLFFISKPDVFKSPNSETYVIFGEAKIEDLSSQLQTQAAQQFRLPDMGSVMAKSDVSPSTAAAEADEEEEEVDETGVEPRDIDLVMTQAGVSRSKAVKALKCHNGDIVSAIMELTT; translated from the exons ATGCCTGGTCCCGTCATCGAAGAAATCGAAGCCGAGAAGAAGCTTAAGGAGGATGAGCCAATAGTGGAGGACGTGAAGGAAGAAGACGACCACGACGATGGCGCCGATGATTCTGACGACGACGATGACGATGACAAGGAAGATGGAGCCCTAG GAGGTAGTGAGAGTTCTAAGCAGAGCAGGAGTGAGAAGAAGAGTCGGAAAGCCATGTTGAAGCTTGGCATGAAACCTGTTACAGGGGTTAGCAGGGTCACTATCAAGAGGACCAAAAAT GttttattcttcatctcaaaacCAGACGTCTTCAAAAGCCCAAATTCTGAGACTTATGTCATATTTGGAGAGGCTAAGATTGAGGATTTGAGCTCGCAGTTGCAGACACAGGCAGCTCAGCAGTTTAGGTTGCCAGACATGGGATCTGTGATGGCCAAGTCAGATGTGTCCCCCTCTACTGCTGCTGCTGAGGCagatgaggaagaagaagaggtcGATGAGACTGGTGTTGAACCTCGGGACATTGATTTGGTTATGACACAAGCAGGAGTGTCCAGGAGCAAGGCAGTCAAGGCTCTGAAGTGCCACAATGGAGACATAGTCAGTGCTATTATGGAGCTTACCACTTGA
- the LOC104220736 gene encoding peroxidase 5-like encodes MSARMLMNGVWAALILLVLCECMMLEAQLQVGFYSSSCSMAEFIVKQEVAKAFIKDIGVAAGLVRMHFHDCFVRGCDGSVLIDSTPSNTAEKDSPANNPSLRGFEVIDSAKARLESVCQGVVSCADIVAFAARDSVEITRGFGYAVPAGRRDGRISLASETRNLPSPAFNVDQLTQNFKNMGLTQEEMVTLSGAHTIGRSHCGSFSSRLYSFNSTTSQDPSLDPGYAAQLKQQCPQGSTDTSLGVPMNPASPAITDVGYYTDILANRGLFTSDQTLLTNPATVIQVIQNARSSLLWKSKFAFAMVKMGQIGILTSTAGEIRANCRVINS; translated from the exons atgagtGCAAGAATGTTAATGAACGGTGTGTGGGCAGCACTAATACTCTTGGTTCTATGTGAGTGCATGATGTTAGAAGCACAACTTCAAGTGGGATTTTATAGTAGTTCATGTAGTATGGCTGAGTTTATAGTGAAACAAGAAGTTGCAAAGGCGTTCATTAAAGATATAGGAGTGGCTGCTGGCCTTGTTCGTATGCATTTCCATGATTGTTTCGTTAGG GGTTGTGATGGATCAGTGCTTATCGACTCAACTCCATCAAACACAGCAGAAAAGGACTCACCAGCAAATAATCCGAGCCTTCGAGGTTTTGAAGTCATTGACAGCGCAAAGGCGAGGTTGGAATCTGTGTGTCAAGGAGTTGTTTCTTGTGCTGATATAGTCGCTTTTGCAGCTAGGGATAGTGTAGAGATC ACTAGAGGATTTGGCTATGCCGTTCCAGCTGGTAGAAGAGATGGCAGAATCTCATTAGCTTCTGAGACAAGAAATTTACCGTCTCCTGCATTCAACGTTGACCAGCTCACCCAAAACTTCAAAAATATGGGACTCACCCAAGAAGAAATGGTAACCCTCTCTG GAGCACACACGATTGGTCGGTCTCATTGTGGGTCCTTCAGCAGCAGGCTATACAGCTTCAACTCAACAACAAGCCAAGATCCTAGTCTAGATCCTGGCTATGCAGCCCAGTTGAAGCAGCAATGTCCACAAGGCAGCACGGATACAAGTTTGGGGGTGCCAATGAACCCTGCAAGCCCAGCTATCACTGACGTAGGTTACTACACCGATATTCTGGCTAACAGGGGCTTGTTTACCTCCGATCAAACTCTTCTCACAAATCCAGCTACAGTTATCCAAGTAATACAAAATGCTAGGAGTTCATTACTCTGGAAAAGTAAATTTGCTTTTGCAATGGTGAAGATGGGCCAAATTGGTATTTTGACGAGCACTGCTGGTGAGATCCGAGCTAATTGTAGAGTCATCAATAGCtga
- the LOC138888183 gene encoding uncharacterized protein — protein sequence MKKFADRKQRPTYYRVGDMIMVKFNPRQFNALRGMHQNLIRKYEGPFKIVAKVGKISYKLDMPSYLKIYPVFHASMLKPYHEDKDDPSRGQSSRAPMTITASHDRDIEAIIDYQARRKQGQKATAMFLVHWKGQSPEEATWERYEDLWQFKDKIREFMQ from the coding sequence atgaagaagtttgcgGACCGTAAGCAGCGTCCCACATACTATAGAGTTGGGGACATGATCATGGTGAAGTTTAACCCAAGACAGTTCAATGCACTACGGGGCATGCATCAGAATCTGATTCGCAAGTATGAGGGTCCATTTAAGATCGTCGCCAAGGTaggcaagatctcatacaagcttgacatgccatcgtatctcaagatctaccctgtcttccatgctagcatgcttaagccatatcatgaagataaggatgatcCGAGTAGGGGCCAATCAAGTCGGGCGCCAATGACTATCACCGCCTCACATGATCGGGATATTGAGGCTATCATAGATTACCAGGCCAGGCGAAAACAAGGGCAAAAAGCCACTGCTATGTTCCTCGTCCATTGGAAAGGGCAATCACCTGAGGAGGCCACGTGGGAACGGTATGAAGATTTgtggcaattcaaagataagatccgaGAGTTTATGCAGTAG